The following are encoded together in the Glycine max cultivar Williams 82 chromosome 8, Glycine_max_v4.0, whole genome shotgun sequence genome:
- the LOC100790318 gene encoding F-box/kelch-repeat protein At3g23880, with translation MKKHTQTLPLELIREVLLRLPVRSVLRFRCVCKSWLSLISDPQFRISHYDLAAAPTHRLLLRSNNFYIESVDIEAELEKDSSAVHLILPPSSPPRHRFEYDYYADSHDKPDILGSCRGLILLYYPRNSDHIIWNPSLGVQKRLPYLAYDVTFCPLYGFGYDPSTDDYLLIVIGLHDSEHYKYDTDGSEDDECKGKCQIFSFKTDSWYIVDIFVPYKDLGGKFRAGSLFGDILHWLVFSKDKKVPVILAFDLVQRSFSEIPLFDNFAMEKYEVDSLRRVMGGCLSVSCSVHDGATDEIWVMKEYKVQSSWTRSVVIPSSGFSPICINKDGGILGSNICGRLEKLNDKGELLEHLIYGGEQCLCSARLQSAVYRESLLSLHSVIGVTRIGVTRKDDHEETTEHDQQ, from the coding sequence atgaagaagCACACTCAGACTCTCCCTCTGGAGTTGATCAGAGAAGTTCTTCTGAGATTGCCGGTGAGATCCGTTCTGCGTTTCAGGTGTGTTTGTAAGTCATGGCTTTCTCTGATCTCCGATCCCCAATTTCGCATTTCCCACTATGACCTAGCTGCAGCACCCACCCATCGACTTCTTCTCAgatctaataatttttacatCGAATCCGTTGATATAGAGGCAGAGCTTGAGAAAGACTCAAGTGCAGTGCATTTGATTCTCCCCCCTTCATCACCCCCACGCCATCGCTTCGAATATGACTATTATGCTGACTCTCACGATAAGCCTGATATTTTGGGATCATGCAGAGGCCTCATACTTTTATACTACCCGAGAAACAGTGATCACATTATATGGAATCCGTCATTAGGTGTCCAAAAACGATTACCATACTTAGCATATGATGTAACCTTTTGTCCTCTATATGGCTTTGGGTATGACCCTTCAACTGATGACTACTTGCTAATCGTGATTGGATTGCACGACTCTGAACATTATAAGTATGACACTGATGGGTCTGAAGATGATGAGTGCAAAGGAAAATGCCAGATTTTCTCCTTTAAAACCGATTCATGGTACATTGTGGATATTTTCGTTCCCTATAAGGATCTCGGCGGTAAATTCAGAGCTGGGTCGCTCTTTGGTGACATACTTCATTGGTTGGTTTTCTCCAAGGATAAAAAGGTTCCTGTCATTCTTGCCTTTGATCTGGTGCAAAGGAGTTTTTCTGAGATTCCTCTGTTTGATAATTTCGCTATGGAGAAATATGAAGTTGATAGCTTGAGAAGGGTAATGGGAGGATGTCTCAGTGTGTCTTGCTCGGTCCATGACGGTGCAACGGATGAAATATGGGTGATGAAAGAATATAAAGTGCAGTCATCTTGGACCCGGTCCGTTGTTATCCCTAGTAGTGGCTTTTCCCCCATATGCATCAACAAAGATGGTGGAATTCTTGGATCAAATATTTGTGGAAGACTAGAGAAACTTAATGACAAAGGAGAACTGCTTGAGCATCTCATTTATGGTGGAGAACAATGTTTGTGCTCTGCCAGACTACAGTCTGCTGTGTATAGAGAAAGTCTATTGTCGCTCCACAGTGTCATTGGGGTAACAAGGATTGGGGTAACAAGGAAAGACGACCATGAGGAAACAACTGAACATGACCAACAgtaa